Genomic segment of Prochlorococcus marinus CUG1433:
TCAAACAAAAAATAAAAATAAATTTATAAATTCTCAATTTTAGAAATCTTCATCTACGTAATAAAAACCATCAGTTGGTACAAGGCCATCTGAACTACTAGATCTAACTGTATTAGGAGATTTTGGGTCATCTACACCAAATTTAATATTATCCCCTAAACCTGCAGCTTGTTTTAAAGTCTTGGGACTTATCCCTAAAGTAATTTGAACATATTTTCCTTTTTGATAACATTGTTCGACAGTAACAGCTCCCTTGACTAAACCAGAAGTTTTTTCTGTAGTGCCGCAAATTAGCTGTTTTGCAGTTGTTTTGTTATAGCTTCCGCTTTTTCCATCGGGATTTTTTGAAAGAATTCTATCTGATAATTTATTATTTGATCTTGTACATTCATCAGTTATTTCAGAGCTATTGTACCATTTAACAATTTCTGTTTTTGCATTTAATGTTGCTTCCGCATAAGCATCTTGTACCTCTTCAACATCATCTATAAGAACAGCAGCTTTACCTGTACTTACTATTTTAGGTCCTTCTTCAGTAGGAAAGGCTTTTACCCCTGTTCCTCCATATTTATAATTTGAACATCCTTGCGCAAAAACATTAGCCGGTAATAAAATAGAGAGAGAACCAGCAAAAACTCCAAAGATAAGTTTTTTCATCAATCAAAATTAATTTACAATATCTTATAACAAGAACGACCAATTTTCGTAGTATATATTACGAATGTCTTCACTAATAACTAATTTTTTGATCAACTTCATTAAATTTCTTTTTAAAGAACCTTTTTAATCTGAAATATAAATAATTAGTGAGTGAAAAGCAATTTATCTAAATTGTTTACAACGAGGGATTTAAGAATCGAAAAGTCTACACAAATAACCTCTTTGTTTTAAGTTCAAAATCTCTTTATTCCCACTCAGTAAATCCATTGTTCAAACCCCAACTACGAAAGGAATAGATTTTGTGTGAAAAACCTTCTTATTCCAAAAATTATCTAAATAAAGCATAGTTATTTAATTAATTTTAGAGGGTTAGTTCTATGTAACTCAAGAATTTTTGTTTTTATATTATGCTTTTAACACTAATATAAGAACTAATAATCAGATTCAAAACATAAAAAATGAAAGAATTTGATGAGAAGAAAAATTCAAAAAATATAGGAAAAAAATTAGAATCAAATCTTTCTAAAAATGAAATCATAAGTAAAGCATTCGAATACCATTTGCAAGGTAATATTGCTGAAGCATCAAAATATTATCAATTTTTTATCAATAAAGGTTTTAAAGATCATAGAATTTTTTTAAATTCTGGGGAAATCTTAAAAAATTTAGGCAGATTAGAAGAAGCGGAAGTATGGATACGAAGAGCAATTTCACTCAAACCTGATTACACAATTGCTCACAATAACCTTGGAAATATTTTGAGAGCTAAAAATAAACTTAAAGAAGCAGAATCATGCTACTGTAAAGCGATTACATTGAATCCCGATTTCACAAAAGCATACTATAATTTATCAACTCTCACCTCCACAGACGAAAAGAAAATTTGGCAAAAAAAACTCTTCTCTGAAAGTTTCCTTAAAAATAAATCAAAAAATGATCAATTTAATATTTTTTTCGCAAGAGCAAATATTCTCCACAAGAAAAAAAATTTTAAAGAAAGTGCTAAATGCCTAAAATTAGCAAATCAATTAAAAATATTAATCTACCCATCCAATTCTGATTCATTAATAAAAAAATCTAAGTTATTACTTATCGAATCAAATAGAGCAGATCTTAATTTAAATAAAGAAAAAAATAATCTGCAGACCATTTTTATAGTAGGTATGCCTAGGAGCGGAACAACTTTAGCGGAATCAATTATCAGCATGAATTCTAAAGTTCTTGACTTAGGCGAAACAAATGCTTTTGAAAGATCCTTTAAAGAATGGAAAGAAAAAAAAGGAAAATTTGATCTTTATGATTTATATATGCAAAGAATAAATAAAAAAATAAAATCATATATCACTACTAATAAATGGTTATACAACTATCAATATGCAGGAATTATTGCAAAACAAATACCAAATTCAAAAATAATTTACTGCTACCGTAATCCACTAGATAATATTCTTTCTATTTATCGAACAAACTTTGAAAAAGATAATGAGTATTCCTCCTCGTTAATTGATTGCGCAAACATTTATCTAGACCATAGGCAAATAATGAATGAATACACAAAAAGATTTCCAGAAAATATTTACGACTTAAATTATGATTTATTAGTTAAAAATCCCGATAAAGAAATAAAATCTTTAATTAATTGGTTGGGATGGAAGTGGAATAAAGCATATCTGAAACCTCATTTAAGTACAAGATCAGTTTTCACAGCAAGCGATGTACAAATTCGCTCTAAAATTAATTCGAAATCTATTGGCGGTTGGAAAAACTACAAAGAGATGCTTAAACCTGCTATCAAAATCATTACTAAAGATGATGAATATAAAAACCTGTAAGAAATGGAGGTTCATAACCCGAATAAAATCGTTTCTCTAATCTACATAAAAAACCCGTGACAGAACACTCAAACCAAACTATGACTGATGAAATTACCATAAAACTACTACTACTCGATAGTAAGGCAAAATTGGACTACCAGAAACATGGTCATATCAATTGATTTAAGGGAATTATTCCTAACATTCTTAAAATGAAGCAAACCTGTTGAGTTAATTGTAGAAAATTAGTGATTAAATACTAAAATTTTCACATTTAGAAAATAATATCTCAGAATTTTTAAAGACACTATAATCAAAACTATGTTGAAAATTATTTCTCGAAAATGAAAGGGTTTGGAGAACAGAATAAATTTAAAAAAAAACACAATAAGATAACTAGTCCTTCAAAAGAGAAGATAATCAATCAAGCATTTTTATTCCATTCTCAAGGAAATATTATAGAAGCAGAAAGATATTATAAATATTGTATTGATCAAGAAATAAATGACTATAGAGTATATTCAAATTATGGTCTTATACTAAAAAACAAAGGTAATTTCAAGGAAGCAGAGATATCTCTGAAAAAAGCAATACAGTTAAATCCTAACTGGTCCGAAGGTCACAATAATATTGGAACTATACAAAAAGATCTTAGAAAATTTTCCGAAGCAAAAATATCTCTGAAAAAAGCAATTGAACTTGATCATAACTCAGTAAATGCTCACTGTAATCTTGGAAATATCCTAAGAGAATTAAAAAATTTTCAAGAAGCAGAGATATATCTAAGAAAAGTAATCGAACTTGATCCTAATTCGCCACTTGGATATGCGAATTTAGGAGATATGTTAAAAACTATTGGAAGAGTAAAAGAAGCAAAAATATTACTTATAAAAACAATTGAAATTAATCCTAACTTTGTAAAACCATATTTTTCATTATCAAAACTTCAATATGAAATTTCTGACAAAAAATGGCATAAATATTTATTTTCTGAACAAATTTTAAATAAAAAAAATGATAGGGAGAAAATTAATATCTATTTTTCGAGATCTAACATCCTTCACAAAGAAAAAAAATATTATGAGAGTTCTAAGAACCTCCAACTTGCAAATAAATTAAAACTTGCACTTTACTCTTCTGAGTGCAAGTTTCTTATTAATAGATCACAAAATCTACTTAAAGAATCCGAAAAAAATCAAAAAATTGACAATTCGCAATTATCATATCCCATGAGTATTTTTATTCTAGGAATGCCAAGAAGTGGAAGTACTTTAGTTGAATCTATTTTAAGTATGAATAAGAAACTGAAAGATTTAGGAGAAGTTAATATCCTAGAAAAAGCATACATAAAAAGCAGAAAATTTAATCAAAAAAAAAGTCTTGCAGATTTATACATGCAAGAGCTAAATCAACTGTTAAAAGAATTCAGCATCACAACTAATAAATGGTTATATAACTATCAATATGCTGGAATAATTGCTAATCAAATACCAAATTGTAAAATTATACATTGTCTTAGAAATCCTTTAGATAATATTCTTTCACTTAACAGAGCAAATTTCGAAAGTGGTAATTATTATTCTTCTTCATTGCGTGATTCTGCAAAAGTTTATTTAGATCAAGAACAAATAATGGATATCTACAAAGATAAATTCCGCCAAAAGATTTATGATCTGAATTATGATTTACTAGTTAAAAATCCTCACAAAGAGATTAAATCATTAATAAATTGGTTGGGATGGAAATGGAATTCCTTGTATTTATCCCCTGAATTAAATAAAAGAGCAGTTTATACAGCAAGTAATATTCAAGTCCGTTCCCCAATCAATTCAAAATCAATCGGTGGATGGAAAAAATACAAAGAAATGCTCAGACCTGCTATGGAAATCATCACACAAAAAGATAAATATAAAGACCTTAAGTATTAATCTAAAAAATTTGTTATGAAGATCAAAAAATAAAAAAAATTGTAGAGAAATTTATTTATATCCAAATTTAGATTAAAAATAAAAAACATCCAGCAATAAATCCACTTAGGTGACCCAATAAACTTACTCCTGGCAAGAAAGAGAAAATTAATCCTATAAAACAAATTGTCTTTGTCATTTTTTGAACTTCATAATTAGATTTTAAACTAATTTTATTACCTAAAAAATAATTCTTTCCATAAAAAGAAGTTAATAATAAGAATCCAAATAAAGCATAAATTATTCCGCTAAATCCTAAAGCAGCATAATTTGGATAAGTATCAAAAAAATACGATAAGGTCTTCTCGTAAACCCAGATAACAAAAAAATTTAAAAAAGAACAAATTAAAATAAATTTCAAATAAAACGACCTGCTTGCAATTCCAAGTCTCATTAAAAAATATCTAGTGATAATTATTCCACCGAGATTACTTAATAAATGATTTAAATCTGCATGAACCCAAATTGATGTAAAAATTCTATAAGGTTGATCACTAATTAATCTTGGGACAAAGTATAAAGATTCTTTATCGAAAACTTTAATAAAATCTGTAAAAATAAAAACTGATATGAGAACACAAGCGCTAACTAAATACTGCCAATCATATTTAGATATGTAATTTTTAAAAGGCATAAAAACGTGGAGATTGATTTTAAAAAAATTCTTTATCAGCATGTCTTTAATAATAATCAAACTGTAGAGAAAACAGACTTTATACGATTTCTCCTAAGAGATAGAGAAAAGGTGCTGCGTATAACTCACGTAAAACCGATAGATTCAAATTATAACTGAGTTCTTAAAATCCGTTTATTCCCAATCAATGGTTCCACGTTATTTTAATGCTTCAAAGTCATTGGTTTCAATGACTTATTCAAAAGAGTGATTCTTGTGACAAACCGATAACTGCCATTCTTTATACTTTGCTCTGTAATTAGATGAAATAAGTTTAGTGAATACATTGTTATTTTCAACTTTATGACGTGATAACTTGACTTAATAGTCGCTTCAAAAATATTAGGAGTACGAAAAGAAACCATTTCTTAGAAATCTAAAAAATAGAATGGGCAGATCAAAAACAAGATACTAAAAATTCGAGGTAAGAAAATATGGTTTTGAAAATTACAAGACATCCCATAAAATTAATTTATTATTAGAAATTTTAGATGTCAAAAGATATCAATAAAAATAAAATTTCTTTTAATAGTGTCTACCGTCCGGAGATTGATGGTTTACGGGCGTTTGCAGTAGTCGCTGTAGTAATAAATCACTTCAATAAAGAAATACTCCCAAATGGATATCTTGGGGTTGATATTTTTTTTGTTATTTCAGGATTCGTCATAACTTCATCGCTTTATCAAAGACCCAGTAAAAACATAAAGGATTTCATAACAGGATTTTACGCACGAAGAATAAAGCGATTAATCCCGGTACTTTCAATTTTTGTTTTCATCACCAGTATTGGAATATGTCTGTTTAATCCATCTCCAAGCATATCTCTAAAAACAGGAATAACTTCACTATTTGGCTTGTCTAATTTCTTTCTCTATAAACAGTCAACTGACTACTTTGCTCAACCAACAGAACTCAATGTATTCATGCACACATGGTCTCTTGGAGTTGAAGAACAGTTCTACATTTTATTCCCGTTCCTTATTTGGTTTTCTGGTTATGGTAGGCAAACCAAAAATGGTGCTCGAAATTTATTTCTAACAATTGGAGCACTAAGTATTGCATCATGTTTTGGTTTCCTTTACCTCTATCCAATCAACCAATCAGCAGCATATTTTCTAATGCCAACAAGATTTTGGGAAATATCATCAGGATGTTTACTTTTTATTGGATTGCAAAAAAATAAATTTATTGAACAGTCTCTTGAAAGGATTCCACCACTCCTATTACTAATATTCATTGTTGGTGCAATGTATCTACCAAAGTCATTAGCAACAGCATCAACTATTGCAGTAGTCATATTATCTTGTATCCTTATCACCTCTTTGAAGAATCAAACAAGTATTTACAGAATTTTCACTAATACAAAAGTTGTTTATATAGGTTTAATCTCATATTCTCTCTACCTTTGGCATTGGTGTGTTCTTTCAATTAGTCGTTGGACGATTGGAATTCATTGGTGGTCAGTTCCTTTCCAAGTTGCTTTGACATTTATTCTTGCAATTACTTCATATCAATGGATTGAACTCCCTCTAAAAAAAAGGTATTGGTTTGGGAAGAAATGGAAGACAATTATTCTTGGAGGAGGAGTAATAATTATACTTACGGGTGGTATTTTTGCTCTAGGAAAACTACTGAAAGGAAAATTATTTATTGGGAATCAAGAGAACGTATGGAATATGAAAACTTATGGAGAGATCAAAATTACTCATAGTCCTCTCCTACCTACAATTTATCTTATTGGTGATAGTATTGCTGGTCATTATGGATCAGTTTTAAGTCATCTAGCGGACAAAAAAGAATTCAACTTTGTAATGCATCCACGTGGAAATGGACTGAAACTCAAAACAAATAAGTCTCCAGAAAAATATGAAGAGTTTATCCTTGCCCCTCTTCGTAAATATAAAAACAAATTCAAGAAAGGAGATGTTGTTATTTTTTCTGGACATCAAAATAGGTACTACAAAAATGGAGAGAACTGGACAAAACTATATTCGACTTTCATTCGACAAACTCAAAATATCGGAATAAAATTTGTTCTTATTTCCCCAACCCCCTTTTTCTCGGGAGTGCGAGCAGGATACATTTGTCAAGAAGAATGGTTCCGTCCAAGTTGGGTTATATCTCCACTTTGTATTTCACAAGTAAACAAGAACGAATTTCTTGCATCAGAAATTGTACCTATTCAAAAGATTGATAAGTTTCTCTTAGCAAACCCACAAGTTTCCTATATCGATGCGTTTTCCATACTATGCCCAAATAAGTACTGCAAAAATCATGACGAAAATAAGTTGATGTATAAAGATAATTTTCATCTCAATGGATATGGGGCAATGAAACTAACTAATACTTTTGAAACTTTATTCGATTAGAATAATTAATTTCATTGGTATGCATCATTCATTATTAGTTGCCAGAATAAAAAAATTGAGGACACATATGAAAATAGTTCTTTTTTCACAACAAAATGTGCTTCTAATCAATATATCAACTGTAGAGAAAATTCACTTTATACGATTTCTCTATAGAGACGGTAGAAAGGTGCCACGTAAAATCCACGTAAAACCTAGCAATATTTAATCGCCCAAAAGCACTGCTATGACTTAATCAATATTTTGAACATTTCTCAAGTAAACCCGATAAATTGAAGTTTTAACTGAGTTCTTAAAATCCGTTTATTCCCACTCAATAGTACCGCCAAAAGTTGCAAATAAAAACACAGTCATAGCAACATGTTTGAACCCATAATAACACACATTTTTCCACGGGAAACCTACGGGAAACCTCTTATAAAGAAGATTTTCTAGAGATTTGGATTAAATTTAATACTAATTGACAGAATCTTTAAAATTAATAGAAAGGTAAAATTCTTTGAAAAAACTATTTCTTCTAACTTTAATATTTGGATTATATAACCCTACAAATGCAGAACAATATAAAAGACACAAATATACCTGCCCTGAATCGCAAGGTGAATGTTCTGAAGGAGAAAGAGCAGCAATTAAATTAGTTAATGAAACTTACTGGGAGATCCTTACAGAAAGAATTAAGGAGAATAAATTTTACAAATATCCTTGGTATTGGGTTTATCAAAAAGATGTCTTCAATGAGTGTAAATATACAGTTGCAGCAAAAGAGGATATGCGAACTCATACTGCAAATATGGAATGGATTGATGTTGATATTTGCGAAAAAACTACCAAATTAAAATATCGTGACGGTAGATATAGATGAAACACTTTTTATTTTTATTCTTTTTATTCGATTTAATTTCTTCAGTTAAGGCAGATTCACTCT
This window contains:
- a CDS encoding tetratricopeptide repeat protein yields the protein MKGFGEQNKFKKKHNKITSPSKEKIINQAFLFHSQGNIIEAERYYKYCIDQEINDYRVYSNYGLILKNKGNFKEAEISLKKAIQLNPNWSEGHNNIGTIQKDLRKFSEAKISLKKAIELDHNSVNAHCNLGNILRELKNFQEAEIYLRKVIELDPNSPLGYANLGDMLKTIGRVKEAKILLIKTIEINPNFVKPYFSLSKLQYEISDKKWHKYLFSEQILNKKNDREKINIYFSRSNILHKEKKYYESSKNLQLANKLKLALYSSECKFLINRSQNLLKESEKNQKIDNSQLSYPMSIFILGMPRSGSTLVESILSMNKKLKDLGEVNILEKAYIKSRKFNQKKSLADLYMQELNQLLKEFSITTNKWLYNYQYAGIIANQIPNCKIIHCLRNPLDNILSLNRANFESGNYYSSSLRDSAKVYLDQEQIMDIYKDKFRQKIYDLNYDLLVKNPHKEIKSLINWLGWKWNSLYLSPELNKRAVYTASNIQVRSPINSKSIGGWKKYKEMLRPAMEIITQKDKYKDLKY
- a CDS encoding sulfotransferase, with product MKEFDEKKNSKNIGKKLESNLSKNEIISKAFEYHLQGNIAEASKYYQFFINKGFKDHRIFLNSGEILKNLGRLEEAEVWIRRAISLKPDYTIAHNNLGNILRAKNKLKEAESCYCKAITLNPDFTKAYYNLSTLTSTDEKKIWQKKLFSESFLKNKSKNDQFNIFFARANILHKKKNFKESAKCLKLANQLKILIYPSNSDSLIKKSKLLLIESNRADLNLNKEKNNLQTIFIVGMPRSGTTLAESIISMNSKVLDLGETNAFERSFKEWKEKKGKFDLYDLYMQRINKKIKSYITTNKWLYNYQYAGIIAKQIPNSKIIYCYRNPLDNILSIYRTNFEKDNEYSSSLIDCANIYLDHRQIMNEYTKRFPENIYDLNYDLLVKNPDKEIKSLINWLGWKWNKAYLKPHLSTRSVFTASDVQIRSKINSKSIGGWKNYKEMLKPAIKIITKDDEYKNL
- a CDS encoding acyltransferase produces the protein MSKDINKNKISFNSVYRPEIDGLRAFAVVAVVINHFNKEILPNGYLGVDIFFVISGFVITSSLYQRPSKNIKDFITGFYARRIKRLIPVLSIFVFITSIGICLFNPSPSISLKTGITSLFGLSNFFLYKQSTDYFAQPTELNVFMHTWSLGVEEQFYILFPFLIWFSGYGRQTKNGARNLFLTIGALSIASCFGFLYLYPINQSAAYFLMPTRFWEISSGCLLFIGLQKNKFIEQSLERIPPLLLLIFIVGAMYLPKSLATASTIAVVILSCILITSLKNQTSIYRIFTNTKVVYIGLISYSLYLWHWCVLSISRWTIGIHWWSVPFQVALTFILAITSYQWIELPLKKRYWFGKKWKTIILGGGVIIILTGGIFALGKLLKGKLFIGNQENVWNMKTYGEIKITHSPLLPTIYLIGDSIAGHYGSVLSHLADKKEFNFVMHPRGNGLKLKTNKSPEKYEEFILAPLRKYKNKFKKGDVVIFSGHQNRYYKNGENWTKLYSTFIRQTQNIGIKFVLISPTPFFSGVRAGYICQEEWFRPSWVISPLCISQVNKNEFLASEIVPIQKIDKFLLANPQVSYIDAFSILCPNKYCKNHDENKLMYKDNFHLNGYGAMKLTNTFETLFD
- a CDS encoding rhomboid family intramembrane serine protease, whose protein sequence is MPFKNYISKYDWQYLVSACVLISVFIFTDFIKVFDKESLYFVPRLISDQPYRIFTSIWVHADLNHLLSNLGGIIITRYFLMRLGIASRSFYLKFILICSFLNFFVIWVYEKTLSYFFDTYPNYAALGFSGIIYALFGFLLLTSFYGKNYFLGNKISLKSNYEVQKMTKTICFIGLIFSFLPGVSLLGHLSGFIAGCFLFLI